The following are encoded together in the Cicer arietinum cultivar CDC Frontier isolate Library 1 chromosome 2, Cicar.CDCFrontier_v2.0, whole genome shotgun sequence genome:
- the LOC140919362 gene encoding uncharacterized protein: MERTIHKGPDFFASSSKEKERKNTSLVRVSSQIKTDPSHEKWKLENNLAMTWLLNSMTNDFGEIFMYYDTAAEIWKAANETCSNVGNTLTIFDIKNIEWKYIDDDKIYRKLVEKDIIIQLLLGLNKNLDELRGRILGTKPLPSIREAFAEETCWVLHGKPIDLKPRFKDACGYVVAADERCLAKFLPHFCELQDMNSGKMIGNAEESVGLYFLRIEDQNKRSYQATLMVFEVAKHTKSHYSIQPYKSSRPFTLIHSDMWGPSRVSNVTGSRWFVTFIDDHTRVTWVFLMKEKSEVGIIFENIHKIVETQFQSNIQILRTDNRREYFHYTLESIPIIVEPELDHETTTLEVTKPTNEAPTIGQKGQPNRGKKLQVYIRKKNKQKNHVEVQACTLSKQNQDLEPTHKVILVLEWKVVVMEEIKTLYKKGTWQLSHLPEGKKAVGCKWIFSVKYNADGSAWNLQSKCNSTNSKGGQCAPSAAVALRAHNFLCLKLPTFFSSFESEWGSDMAEILHIGYVEFLVKYNVDGSVNWYKARLVEKGFTLSYRVDYEETFATVAKLNSARAPRNEIHFKDTSRKIEIFTDAEWENSVTNRRSTSGYFSYVWGNLVTWRGKKQSVVARCSAKVELTMSHGICKRMWLHRMLAELPVYSDHESLNRIEQEFVTHNLENLVTVVIQGDDFVFTTRKTGCSIGQKPMLIGQKPTLT, from the exons CCATGAAAAATGGAAACTTGAAAACAATCTTGCTATGACATGGTTGCTCAACTCCATGACTAATGATTTTGGTGAAATTTTCATGTATTATGACACTGCGGCAGAAATATGGAAGGCAGCCAATGAGACCTGCTCAAATGTGGGAAACACCTTAACCATATTTGATATCAAAA ACATAGAGTGGAAGTACATAGATGATGACAAAATCTACAGGAAACTAGTCGAGAAGGACATAATCATTCAGCTCCTATTGGGACTGAATAAAAACTTAGATGAATTGAGAGGGAGAATTCTTGGAACTAAGCCCCTCCCTAGCATTCGTGAAGCATTTGCAGAA GAAACATGTTGGGTGCTTCATGGAAAACCCATAGATCTAAAACCACGATTCAAGGACGCATGCGGATATGTTGTTGCTGCTGATGAAA GATGTCTTGCTAAGTTTTTACCACATTTTTGTGAATTACAAGATATGAATTCGGGGAAGATGATTGGAAATGCTGAGGAGAGTGTAGGCCTTTACTTCCTTAGAATTGAAGACCAAAATAAGAGATCCTACCAGGCTACCCTTATGG TGTTTGAAGTAGCCAAACACACCAAATCCCATTATTCCATACAACCTTATAAATCGTCTAGACCTTTCACACTCATTCATAGTGATATGTGGGGACCTTCAAGAGTGAGCAATGTTACTGGATCAAGGTGGTTTGTCACCTTTATTGACGACCATACAAGAGTCACTTGGGTGTTTCTCATGAAAGAAAAATCAGAAGTTGGGATTATATTCGAGAACATCCATAAAATAGTCGAAACCCAATTTCAAAGCAACATTCAAATACTAAGAACTGATAATCGAAGGGAGTATTTCCACTACACCCTTG AATCTATCCCAATAATTGTTGAACCTGAACTGGACCACGAAACAACCACTCTTGAGGTTACCAAGCCAACAAATGAAGCACCAACAATTGGTCAAAAAGGACAACCAAATAGAGGAAAAAAATTGCAAGTATACATAAGGAAGAAGAACAAGCAAAAAAATCATGTGGAAGTACAAGCATGCACTCTTTCAAAGCAGAACCAAGATCTTGAACCTACTCACAAAG TTATCCTAGTTCTAGAATGGAAGGTTGTTGTAATGGAAGAAATCAAGACACTTTATAAGAAGGGCACATGGCAACTTTCCCACCTACCAGAAGGGAAAAAAGCAGTTGGATGCAAGTGGATATTCTCAGTAAAATACAATGCCGATGGGAGT GCGTGGAATTTGCAGTCCAAGTGCAACTCGACAAATTCAAAAGGGGGGCAATGCGCCCCGAGCGCAGCTGTTGCGCTTCGGGCGCATAACTTCTTATGTTTGAAGTTGCCtacatttttctcctcttttgagtctgaatggGGTTCAG atatggccgaaatactccacataggttaTGTTGAATTCTTAGTAAAATACAATGTAGATGGGAGTGTAAACTGGTACAAAGCTCGATTGGTGGAAAAAGGATTCACCCTGTCCTATAGggtggattatgaagaaacctTTGCAACTGTAGCAAAGTTGAATTCAGCTCGT GCACCAAGGAACGAGATACATTTCAAGGACACAAGCAGGAAAATAGAAATATTCACTGATGCAGAGTGGGAAAACTCGGTGACTAATAGGAGATCAACCAGTGGGTATTTCTCCTATGTATGGGGCAACTTAGTGACCTGGAGAGGCAAGAAACAATCTGTGGTAGCTAGATGCAGTGCAAAAGTTGAACTTACCATGTCACATGGGATTTGCAAGAGGATGTGGCTGCATAGGATGCTTGCAGAACTACCCGTTTACAGTGACCATGAAA GTCTGAACCGAATTGAACAAGAGTTTGTGACACATAATCTAGAAAACTTGGTaacg gtggttattcaaggtgatgactttgtgttcactactagaaaaactggATGCAGCATCGGCCAAAAGCCCATGCTAATAGGCCAAAAGCCGACGCTAACCTGA